ACCTTTGTAAATTAGGTTGTCCAAGCTAGAGAACTGAGGACCTCCTGATGATGCACTGCATAGATATGGAACTCTCAACCACAGACTAAGCTACTGTAACTGTGCTCTCAGACCATGGGTACATCTCCATGACTCCTTGTTTTCTGGACTGCTTATTTCAAGTACACAATGGGCTCTAGCTGCCCTCCAGTACTTTGGCTTTTCATTTTAATATCTTCCTTGTTCTCTTCTGCTCTTCATTGTGTACAAACGTCATGTGATATGGTCTTCTATGCATTTGTAGACGACCATCTAAATGTCTAACCTGGTTCTGTTTAATGAGAACGTTTGCTGGTGTGTTAGATGGAGCCTGATAGAAGGGTAAAGATGGTTTACGGAACATTGTACTTTAGAGCTGGATCAATAACAGAAGTGTAAAAAGTAACATGACTTTATTGATTTAAAAAGACAACGGGACCTCCAGTCTGAAGACTTTCATGTGACAGGTGAACAGTGTTCTCCAGgtggcatagaggagtagatacAAAGAATCAAAACCATACTGAAACAACGATCCATTGAAACCAAACAAAGCCCGAGCCCGACATCACAGGTTATGACGTTGAAAAATGGAGTGTAGAAAAATATAACACGGTTATGTAGTTAGTAAAAGAGGTCTTGGCTGTTCTCGTTCTGTGCACAAGTTAGACCTGACCTAAAACATCAGGTTCAATTAACTATTTGATGTTGAGCTCCCATTCTGAAAGTCAACAGACCTTAGCAGAGAGCAAGCTGGTGGTTGTAAAGGCTAGAGGCACAGACAGTTTTGGTAATCCTGGAGTTGATTCATACTCGAGGTGAGCAGATTAACAACCCTTGTGACATTCCTCTCTGCTCACAAGGACCACCAGCAAGGCCCCATATGAGACGCTACTGTAATGGAGTTAGTGACTGGAAGAAGGCCTCAAGGTCTGCTTAGAGGGTATTTGACAAGGAGCTAATTTCTTAGTTAACAAAACCACATTCACGTCAGCAAACTGCACATCAGGTGGTCGGCACTGAGACCTGATGCCGTGAGGGAAGGGAGCGGAGATGGCTGCTGTTTACTTTCATCGTCTACTTCTACTGGCTAATCTGGAAGGAAGGTACAAGCATCTCGATGGTCTGTCCGCACCTGCACTCAGCCTAAAACTCTTTTACTCAAACCCTGTAGGAGGCTCTCGTAACAATCTGACAGTTCTGTTCTGAAGGCAAATGGCTCTTTGTGATCATTTCCTTCATCGTTAGTTCTACGGGAATCCTCTCTAAGGCCACATGGCTGCTGAATGAACTAGGTAGGGAGGTGAAAACcctgaacaggaagaggcacaCTTGCACCTTCAGCAGGTGGTCACAGTGCCTCTGGTGGACTGCCGGGAAGTGCTGTTCAATGCCACCTCTTAACGCTTAGGAATTCACACTAATTGTGTGGACTCTGGTACATATAATCTGCTCAAAGGCTTTCCACTGACAGAGGGCAACATCCCCAACAAAGAGTACAGAGGGTGGACCTACCACAGCCTTTAACACACAGCAACACCTTTACAAGGCAGATCATGGTTGTATAAAACAATCAGCAGGAAGGGGGGTAAAGGGGGGATGAAGGGGAAAGGATGGAATTCACACAGTTGATTGACATCCATATCAAGAGCATTAACAAATCAATCTTTCATTACAAAAAAAAGTTTATATACAAGCTAACCAAAACAAATTCATGATTGTGCACATGATTTGCTTTATCCACATATTCAATACTCAGCATCACaaggagtgtgtgggggggggggggggtgaatggcATGACAACGTGATTGGAATGAAACTACTGCCCGGGATTGGGGTGGACGAGAGAAAAATTTGCCTTAATTACTTATCACATTATTATGAATTCAAAATAATGGAGGGAGAataagaagagggggaagaaTTAAGTTGACTGGGACTCAGTCTTTCCACTCTTTCTTGATGTTAAGGTTCCACTCCCAGGAGAGGTGGTCGTGCTTATCGTCATCAGTGAACTTGGACTTGATGTTGTAGGTGCCGCGGGCCAGCATGCCTTTAGGGGCCTCCTCCAGAGGAGTCAGGAACTCATACTCTGCCGGCCGCGGCCCGTAGCTCCCCACCATATAGTCTGACTTGtcaactacacagagagagaggaaagagaggaggggcttAGATTTATTTTCCAAAGTTGCCTCTTGACAAAAACTTCTCTGCGTCATCAAATACAAATTCTATGGCCACTCCGGAACTATTAACAAGTAATTTAATGACCGTGTAGGAATGCCAATGTAAATACCTCATCTACTAACTTGACCTATTTACTGTGCACAGGCAAATACAGTCACCTGAGTTGACCAAGCCACTCCCAACATCCAATCCCAGATACATCCATAACCCCTGTCTCCGATGCACTTGTTGTGGACATCTGAGATAATTGGATAAGTATAAGCAATATGGTCATATCCCCATGTTGTCCTCTAGATGGAAGGTACACTATATTGCTTAACCTTATCCGGCATTCTCAAATCCTCACAGTAGACAGAGCAAGAAAATGAAACAGCAGAACTTACCCTTGACTCCTTTCCTGTAGGTCTGCTGGGCATACTTCAGTCCCGACACAATCTCCTTGTTGACCTGCAGACAGAGACAACCGTCAGTGATGAGGTCACATCCTCTTTACACATCCACCTTTCGGATAAGACAGCAGCCCTTTCATGATGGGACACGGTGTGTATTCAGCTTACAATTGAATTTCAGTGTCCAAAATAGCTTGATAGTGGCCAAGCTGACACTGGTCATGTTAGTTCGATTGGATAAACAGACATAACACATTGCTGAAAAAGGCCAGACTCATTCACCTTGAAGCTGATCTTTATCTTGTACTCCACGCCTTCCTTCAGGACAAAGGACTGTTTCTTAAAGGACTCCAGGTCTCCTGAGGCGGTCGAGCAGAGAGAACGGGACGGCCAGACCACAGAAAGAGAATGTCAGAGACCCTCAGGCAGAGTGAATGCAGGAGGAGTCTATCATTTTGTTCCAATATATGAAAATATACAAAGTTCTCCCCTGGAAGTAATCGTGTTAGACTTGATGGGTGAAAGGTGTCAGATCAGTGATTCAGCATCTTTAAAAATGTGAGCACAAAGGCAGGATTTTCTAAGTGTTCCAACAGGGTTGTAGCCTGCTATTATAgtgtccactagatggcggtTCCCTGTATGTGAGTTCAGCTCTATGGCCCTGATTTCTTCCCTGTAGGTGGCTCTACAGGCCATATGAGGGCAGAAGAGTCTCAAACCAGCAGAAGAAATGCCTCATTAACTCGAATAATAAAACCAATCCATTAGGAATGGCCCATGGAACATGCCTGATATGTCTACTGGAAAACGTATGTTTGTAAACCATAGGTGGCCAGGTGTTGCGGCTACTATGCACAATTGCGTCTGCTATGAGGCAATGTCTTTTGTCCCCCCCAATGGTAAGCTTAAGTTCCACCCTCACACATTCATATGGAAAATATTACATGTGCTCACTACAAAGGCTTCTTTTCACACTAAAACACATTAGAAGTCTTTCAATATGGAGCCTTTTCTCAAAAAGTGCACCTCAGTCTATTCTGAAACACGCCCTCTAAATACCAGTACAACCACAGTGCTGCTCTACTCACCCTGTAGGTCAAGGGTCAGGGGCAGCGGCGCAGTCTCACACATCAGGGTCAAGCGTGTCACCTGGACATTGGGAGCGTTGGGGTCTACTGGGAGAAAGGGAAAAAAACAAAGAAaagtacacaaatgtaaaaataATTCATGGTAAACACAAAAAACATTGACTATTATAAGCAGTGCGTGTTTAATTCTTTAGAGTCTAAGACATTGTGGGGTTAAGATGCTCAtactatggatcatttagctatttgatttagaattttaggacacCTTTAggtataattaaaaaaaaataaaatgttgattTAGACCTTTAATACtaaagcccatagaaacgcattgaataacacat
The sequence above is a segment of the Oncorhynchus gorbuscha isolate QuinsamMale2020 ecotype Even-year linkage group LG16, OgorEven_v1.0, whole genome shotgun sequence genome. Coding sequences within it:
- the LOC123998612 gene encoding rho GDP-dissociation inhibitor 1-like isoform X2, which codes for MAEQDPTPEQLAAIAAANEEAEGGVNYKPPAQKSLQEIQELDKDDESLRKYKEALLGNAAAAADPNAPNVQVTRLTLMCETAPLPLTLDLQGDLESFKKQSFVLKEGVEYKIKISFKVNKEIVSGLKYAQQTYRKGVKVDKSDYMVGSYGPRPAEYEFLTPLEEAPKGMLARGTYNIKSKFTDDDKHDHLSWEWNLNIKKEWKD
- the LOC123998612 gene encoding rho GDP-dissociation inhibitor 1-like isoform X1 → MAEQDPTPEQLAAIAAANEEAEGGVNYKPPAQKSLQEIQELDKDDESLRKYKEALLGNAAAAAVDPNAPNVQVTRLTLMCETAPLPLTLDLQGDLESFKKQSFVLKEGVEYKIKISFKVNKEIVSGLKYAQQTYRKGVKVDKSDYMVGSYGPRPAEYEFLTPLEEAPKGMLARGTYNIKSKFTDDDKHDHLSWEWNLNIKKEWKD